Proteins from one Akkermansiaceae bacterium genomic window:
- the thiC gene encoding phosphomethylpyrimidine synthase ThiC — protein MISTDESTGTPAPDASAVKHDASRAPLPRSTRVYVQGELFPEVQVPMREISLSDTKSFNGKIEPNAPVRVYDCSGPWGDPAFTGTVEEGLPALRREWILKRGDVEAYEGRPVKPQDNGYLTEKHVEFASKSERANKFVEFPGLTADRRQPLRATGKAVTQLAYARAGIITPEMEYVAIRENMRRAQIADMKDDILRNHLDKQHAGSHQSPDSPYTPGIFGRFPQRIPAEITPEFVRSEVAAGRAIIPLNVNHPECEPMAIGRNFLVKINANIGNSAVASSIEEEVEKMRWATKWGADTVMDLSTGKNIHATREWILRNSPVPIGTVPIYQALEKVNGKAEDLTWELYRDTLIEQAEQGVDYFTIHAGVLLRFVPLTASRMTGIVSRGGSIMAKWCLAHHKENFLYTHWDEICDICAAYDVSFSIGDGLRPGSIADANDKAQFGELQVQGELTERAWAKGCQVMNEGPGHVPMHMIEENMAKQLEWCHEAPFYTLGPLTTDIAPGYDHITSGIGAAMIGWYGCAMLCYVTPKEHLGLPNKDDVKVGVITYKLAAHAADLAKGHPGAQYRDNALSKARFEFRWEDQFNLGLDPETAREFHDETLPQDGAKTAHFCSMCGPHFCSMKISDDVRKYAAEQGLSEEEALKAGMDEKSKEFAEAGAEVYVRA, from the coding sequence ATGATCTCCACCGACGAATCCACCGGCACTCCGGCTCCTGACGCATCCGCCGTGAAACACGACGCCTCCCGCGCCCCCCTGCCCCGCTCCACCCGTGTCTATGTCCAGGGTGAGCTATTCCCGGAGGTGCAGGTGCCGATGCGTGAGATCTCCCTTTCCGACACGAAGTCCTTCAACGGCAAGATCGAGCCGAACGCGCCGGTCCGCGTCTATGATTGTTCCGGCCCCTGGGGCGACCCCGCCTTCACCGGCACCGTCGAGGAAGGCCTGCCCGCCCTGCGCCGCGAGTGGATCCTGAAGCGCGGCGACGTCGAAGCCTACGAGGGCCGCCCGGTGAAGCCGCAGGACAACGGCTACCTCACGGAAAAGCACGTCGAGTTCGCCTCGAAGTCGGAGCGCGCCAACAAGTTCGTCGAGTTCCCCGGCCTCACCGCCGACCGCCGCCAGCCGCTGCGTGCCACCGGCAAGGCCGTCACCCAGCTCGCCTACGCCCGCGCCGGCATCATCACTCCGGAGATGGAATACGTCGCCATCCGGGAAAACATGCGCCGCGCCCAGATCGCGGACATGAAGGATGACATCCTCCGCAACCACCTGGACAAGCAGCACGCCGGTTCCCACCAATCGCCCGACAGCCCCTACACTCCCGGCATTTTCGGACGATTCCCGCAGCGCATCCCGGCGGAGATTACCCCGGAGTTCGTCCGCAGTGAGGTCGCCGCGGGCCGCGCGATCATCCCGCTCAATGTGAACCACCCGGAATGCGAGCCGATGGCCATCGGCCGGAATTTCCTGGTGAAGATCAACGCCAACATCGGGAACTCCGCCGTCGCCTCCTCGATCGAGGAAGAGGTGGAGAAAATGCGCTGGGCCACGAAGTGGGGCGCGGACACCGTGATGGACCTTTCCACCGGCAAGAACATCCACGCCACCCGCGAGTGGATCCTGAGGAACTCCCCCGTCCCCATCGGCACCGTGCCCATCTATCAGGCGCTGGAAAAGGTGAACGGAAAGGCGGAGGACCTCACCTGGGAACTCTACCGTGATACCCTCATCGAGCAGGCGGAGCAGGGCGTGGACTACTTCACCATCCACGCCGGTGTGCTGCTGCGCTTCGTCCCGCTCACCGCCAGCCGCATGACCGGCATCGTTTCCCGTGGCGGGTCCATCATGGCGAAGTGGTGCCTGGCCCACCACAAGGAGAACTTCCTCTACACCCATTGGGATGAGATATGCGACATCTGCGCCGCCTATGACGTTTCCTTCTCCATCGGCGATGGCCTCCGCCCCGGCTCCATCGCGGATGCGAATGACAAGGCCCAGTTCGGCGAACTCCAGGTCCAGGGCGAACTCACCGAGCGCGCCTGGGCGAAGGGCTGCCAGGTCATGAACGAAGGCCCCGGCCACGTGCCCATGCACATGATCGAGGAAAACATGGCCAAGCAGCTCGAGTGGTGCCACGAGGCTCCCTTCTACACCCTCGGACCGCTCACCACGGACATCGCCCCTGGCTATGACCACATCACCAGCGGCATCGGCGCCGCCATGATCGGCTGGTACGGCTGCGCCATGCTCTGCTACGTCACGCCGAAGGAACACCTCGGCCTGCCGAACAAGGACGACGTCAAGGTTGGCGTCATCACCTACAAGCTCGCCGCCCACGCCGCGGACCTCGCCAAAGGCCACCCCGGCGCCCAATACCGCGACAACGCCCTCAGCAAGGCCCGCTTCGAGTTCCGCTGGGAGGACCAGTTCAACCTCGGCCTCGATCCCGAAACCGCCCGCGAGTTCCACGACGAAACCCTCCCCCAGGACGGCGCGAAAACCGCCCACTTCTGCTCCATGTGCGGCCCGCACTTCTGCTCCATGAAGATCTCCGACGACGTGCGGAAATACGCCGCCGAACAGGGCCTCAGCGAGGAAGAAGCCCTCAAGGCCGGAATGGATGAAAAGAGCAAGGAGTTCGCCGAGGCGGGAGCGGAGGTGTACGTCCGAGCTTAG
- a CDS encoding NAD(P)/FAD-dependent oxidoreductase produces the protein MSNTSRPRIAVVGSGPSGSILTALLADKGADVTLFNGGKRPEMIVGESGIPALVPVMRRLGIEDEVAAIAQHKPGATFAFGSESPIQLSFRSIEGILPAYSYNLPRPQFDQIIENRARRSKARWVEKEAGIILAPEGSGREVMFDDETLAQVPEWEGKQPDLIVDATGRRRTIARLLKIPVKTGPRKDAAHFAHFTGWHHPGPPGQIIISRTVYGGWSWQIPLRDCMSVGVVVPGETLRGFGSTPEERLETAIEKDPILSAAGKDRQRISGVPIYSNYQLISDRSFGPGWAAVGDAFGFVDPMLSPGMWIALRSGECLADLINPDGPNDWDAMLRTYEDEMRHRLVSWQELIEKFYNGEMMAAYATGERFANSVFGPLFKVVNRHIDRHFASMCCGAYTEKPYSRKLLGFLCKNPRGFDPANYRIGA, from the coding sequence ATGAGCAATACCAGCCGTCCCCGCATCGCTGTCGTCGGCAGCGGTCCTTCCGGTTCCATCCTCACCGCGCTGCTCGCCGACAAGGGCGCGGATGTCACCCTCTTCAACGGCGGCAAGCGTCCGGAGATGATCGTCGGGGAATCCGGCATCCCCGCGCTGGTTCCCGTCATGCGGAGGCTCGGCATCGAGGATGAGGTGGCCGCCATCGCCCAGCACAAGCCGGGCGCCACCTTCGCCTTCGGCAGCGAGAGTCCCATCCAGCTCAGCTTCCGCTCCATCGAGGGCATCCTGCCCGCCTATTCCTACAATCTTCCACGCCCGCAATTCGATCAGATCATCGAAAACCGCGCACGGCGCAGCAAGGCCCGCTGGGTCGAAAAGGAGGCGGGCATCATCCTGGCTCCGGAAGGCTCAGGACGCGAGGTTATGTTCGATGACGAAACGCTGGCACAGGTTCCCGAATGGGAAGGCAAGCAGCCGGACCTTATCGTGGACGCGACGGGACGCCGCCGCACCATCGCCAGGTTGCTGAAGATCCCCGTGAAAACGGGTCCTCGGAAAGACGCCGCCCATTTCGCCCACTTCACCGGTTGGCATCACCCCGGCCCTCCGGGGCAGATCATCATTTCCCGCACCGTCTATGGCGGTTGGAGCTGGCAGATCCCCCTGCGCGACTGCATGTCGGTGGGCGTGGTGGTCCCCGGGGAGACGCTCCGCGGGTTCGGCTCCACGCCGGAGGAACGGCTGGAGACGGCGATCGAAAAAGATCCCATCCTCTCCGCCGCCGGAAAGGACCGCCAGCGCATCTCCGGCGTCCCCATTTACTCGAACTACCAACTCATCAGCGACCGCTCCTTCGGCCCCGGCTGGGCGGCGGTGGGGGATGCCTTCGGTTTCGTCGATCCCATGCTGTCCCCCGGCATGTGGATCGCCCTCCGCAGCGGCGAGTGCCTGGCCGATCTCATCAACCCGGACGGTCCCAACGACTGGGATGCCATGCTCCGGACCTATGAGGACGAGATGAGGCACCGCCTCGTTTCCTGGCAGGAACTCATCGAAAAATTCTACAACGGCGAAATGATGGCCGCCTACGCCACCGGTGAGCGATTCGCCAACAGCGTCTTCGGTCCGTTGTTCAAGGTGGTCAACCGTCACATCGACCGCCACTTCGCCTCCATGTGCTGCGGAGCCTATACGGAAAAGCCCTACAGCCGGAAACTGCTCGGCTTCCTCTGCAAGAACCCGCGCGGATTCGATCCGGCGAACTACCGGATCGGCGCCTAG
- a CDS encoding cation:proton antiporter codes for MRRTTIFYLLVLLIVGGGILAVLKMGHSLPLPVPADGSAATVHAPAAAAAETGAVESMFSTLRANFAHPLSHLFIQLLVIISASRLMGGLFARFGQPSVIGEMMAGILLGPSLFGWVSPESFAFVFPPDSLGTLKLLSQIGVCLFMFAVGMELDMRHVRNKAHTAVVVSHASIAIPYLLGVLLAYFLFSSLAQPGTNFLSFALFMGISMSITAFPVLARILQERKMTNTYLGHTAVTCAAVDDVTAWSALAFVVAIAGSTSLVGSALNLGLVVIFIVAMVWGVRLLLPKIIGSAEIEKAAPSRRTLAIIVVLVLASALCTEAMGIHALFGAFLAGAIVPDKEGFREKLSLRIENFSTVLLLPLFFAFTGLRTQIGLLNDFSGWMICLAIIGVATLGKLGGSAFAARFTGMNWRDSLQLGALMNTRGLMELIALNIGYDLGILSPRIFAMLVIMALVTTAMTGPLLTWFGKIKVREDQPAGAGKAHPV; via the coding sequence ATGAGACGCACCACCATCTTCTATTTGTTGGTGCTCCTCATCGTGGGAGGTGGCATCCTCGCCGTGCTGAAAATGGGGCACTCCCTGCCGCTGCCGGTTCCGGCGGATGGGTCGGCGGCCACCGTGCATGCTCCGGCCGCGGCAGCAGCCGAAACCGGTGCCGTGGAAAGCATGTTCTCCACCCTGCGGGCGAACTTCGCCCATCCACTCAGCCACCTTTTCATCCAACTGCTCGTCATCATCTCAGCGTCGCGGTTGATGGGTGGTCTGTTCGCCCGGTTCGGCCAGCCGTCGGTCATCGGGGAAATGATGGCCGGCATCCTCCTCGGACCATCCCTTTTCGGTTGGGTGTCCCCGGAGTCGTTCGCCTTCGTCTTCCCTCCGGATTCGCTCGGCACGCTGAAGCTTCTCAGCCAGATCGGCGTCTGCCTGTTCATGTTCGCCGTGGGCATGGAACTGGACATGCGGCATGTGCGGAACAAGGCGCACACCGCCGTGGTCGTCAGCCACGCCAGCATCGCCATCCCGTATCTGCTGGGCGTGCTGCTGGCCTACTTCCTTTTCTCCAGTCTCGCCCAGCCGGGGACCAACTTCCTTTCCTTCGCGCTCTTCATGGGCATTTCCATGAGCATCACCGCCTTCCCGGTGCTGGCCCGCATCCTGCAGGAGCGGAAGATGACGAACACCTATCTCGGCCACACCGCCGTCACCTGCGCCGCAGTGGACGATGTGACCGCATGGAGCGCCTTGGCCTTCGTCGTCGCCATCGCCGGATCCACCAGCCTGGTCGGCTCCGCGCTGAATCTCGGCCTCGTCGTCATCTTCATTGTCGCCATGGTGTGGGGCGTGCGCCTGTTGCTGCCGAAGATCATCGGCTCCGCCGAAATCGAGAAGGCAGCACCTTCCCGCCGCACGCTGGCCATCATCGTCGTCCTGGTGCTGGCCTCCGCCCTCTGCACGGAAGCCATGGGCATCCATGCGCTTTTCGGAGCGTTCCTCGCCGGTGCCATCGTCCCGGACAAGGAAGGCTTCCGCGAAAAACTCAGCCTGCGCATCGAGAATTTCAGCACCGTGCTGCTGCTGCCGCTGTTCTTCGCCTTCACCGGCCTGCGCACGCAGATCGGCCTGCTCAATGACTTCAGCGGCTGGATGATTTGCCTCGCCATCATCGGTGTGGCCACCCTTGGGAAGCTCGGCGGCAGTGCCTTCGCCGCCCGTTTCACCGGCATGAACTGGCGGGACTCCCTCCAGCTCGGCGCGCTCATGAACACCCGCGGCCTGATGGAACTCATCGCGCTGAACATCGGTTACGACCTGGGTATCCTTTCGCCACGCATCTTCGCCATGCTGGTTATCATGGCTCTGGTCACCACCGCCATGACCGGCCCGCTCCTCACCTGGTTCGGCAAGATCAAGGTCCGTGAAGACCAACCTGCCGGTGCAGGCAAGGCGCATCCCGTTTGA
- a CDS encoding NAD(P)/FAD-dependent oxidoreductase has product MNEPPATPTSQEPIQGEYDVVVLGGALSGGATATLLMRRNPGIRVLVIERTERLTRRVGEATVEVSAYFMGRVLGLTKYLNENHIVKQGLRFWFKSDDVKQLDEASELGALYQVRLPSYQLDRSTFDEEVLRRAAEAGAQVIRPAVIRNVELNDGGQQTVEFKYQGETRTVKARWVVDATGVAALLARKNGWWVRNTEHPTAAAWSRWKGLKDWDGLELSAKYPEWSKSVHSVRGTATNHIIGDGWWSWWIPLKGGDTSVGVVFDQRIVPWEEGGSVADRLKAFLMKHPVAAEILKDAEYDEEDVHWRRNLAYYSTTFSGDGFVLVGDAAAFMDPFYSPGMDWISFSTSSAANLITQQRNGGCMKTLVPKHNRDFSICHRRWFDSVYKDKYHYMAEWDLMSLAFRLDLSLYYWGVVQPPFAEGATALYSPPYSPPSGKVFSALMSCYNRRFATIAKRRRRLGLLGRTNKGNRCLIPGFTLERKDMFRLFGLLKDWAVLELKEGWKSWGRTPTEKDNDPLSFFAPKASASSAESAIPSSASTVADPS; this is encoded by the coding sequence ATGAACGAGCCTCCAGCCACCCCCACCTCTCAGGAACCGATCCAGGGGGAATACGATGTCGTCGTCCTCGGCGGTGCATTGTCCGGTGGTGCCACGGCCACCCTCCTCATGCGACGGAACCCGGGCATCCGCGTGCTGGTCATCGAGCGCACGGAACGTCTGACCCGGCGGGTGGGGGAGGCGACCGTGGAGGTCAGTGCCTACTTCATGGGCCGTGTCCTGGGGCTGACGAAATATCTGAACGAGAACCACATCGTGAAACAGGGGCTGCGCTTCTGGTTCAAAAGCGACGATGTGAAGCAACTCGACGAGGCCAGTGAACTCGGCGCGCTCTACCAGGTGAGGCTTCCTTCCTACCAGCTCGACCGCTCCACCTTTGACGAGGAAGTGCTGCGCCGCGCCGCGGAGGCGGGTGCTCAGGTCATCCGCCCGGCGGTGATCCGTAACGTGGAACTGAACGATGGCGGCCAGCAGACCGTGGAGTTCAAATATCAAGGTGAGACCCGCACCGTGAAGGCCCGCTGGGTGGTGGATGCCACCGGAGTGGCGGCCCTGCTCGCGCGGAAAAACGGCTGGTGGGTGCGCAATACGGAGCACCCCACCGCCGCCGCATGGTCCCGCTGGAAGGGGCTGAAGGACTGGGACGGTCTGGAGCTTTCCGCCAAATATCCCGAATGGTCGAAATCCGTCCACAGCGTCCGCGGCACCGCCACCAACCACATCATCGGCGACGGCTGGTGGAGCTGGTGGATTCCGCTCAAAGGTGGCGACACCAGCGTGGGGGTCGTCTTCGACCAGCGCATCGTCCCGTGGGAGGAGGGCGGCAGTGTCGCCGACAGACTGAAGGCTTTCCTCATGAAGCACCCTGTGGCCGCGGAGATCCTGAAGGACGCGGAGTACGATGAAGAGGACGTCCACTGGCGGCGGAACCTGGCCTACTACAGCACCACCTTTTCCGGGGATGGCTTCGTCCTCGTCGGTGATGCCGCCGCTTTCATGGATCCCTTCTACAGTCCGGGCATGGACTGGATTTCCTTCTCCACCAGCAGCGCGGCCAACCTCATCACCCAGCAGCGCAACGGCGGGTGCATGAAGACCCTGGTGCCAAAGCACAACCGGGACTTCTCCATCTGCCACCGCCGGTGGTTCGACAGCGTCTATAAGGACAAGTACCACTACATGGCGGAGTGGGATCTCATGAGCTTGGCCTTCCGCCTGGACCTCAGCCTTTACTATTGGGGCGTGGTCCAGCCGCCCTTCGCGGAGGGAGCCACCGCGCTCTACAGCCCGCCTTACTCGCCGCCCAGCGGAAAGGTGTTCTCCGCGCTGATGAGCTGCTACAACCGGCGCTTCGCCACCATCGCCAAGCGCCGCCGCCGCCTCGGCCTGCTCGGCCGGACGAATAAGGGCAACCGCTGCCTCATTCCCGGCTTCACCCTGGAGCGGAAGGACATGTTCCGCCTCTTCGGCCTGCTGAAAGACTGGGCCGTGCTGGAGCTGAAGGAAGGTTGGAAAAGCTGGGGCCGCACGCCGACCGAGAAGGATAACGATCCGCTTTCGTTCTTCGCTCCGAAGGCTTCCGCCTCCTCCGCGGAATCCGCCATCCCGTCCAGCGCATCCACCGTCGCGGATCCTTCATGA
- the lipA gene encoding lipoyl synthase — translation MSACGPKMKMDPALHRDKKPSWIKVRLPNNPAFWSTKSLITDLKLVTVCEEAQCPNRWECWGQGTATFMIAGDKCTRACGFCAVKTARPDALESDEPARVAEATRRMNLRHVVITAVARDDLKDGGAEHFQQTIEAIRQTNPGIIIEVLVPDFNDRDWALSMVMDARPHIFNHNLETVERLTPLVRSRAKYARSLTVLKKAKAMVNGNVATKSGIMLGLGERRDEVLRALDDLLEHDVTVLTLGQYLRPTPKHLPVVEYITPDAFDELKEIALAKGFRHVASGPLVRSSYHAADFRPELDVLEAIEMDVRASKGLELGPEHLPLPAPREGLVKAIA, via the coding sequence ATGTCTGCCTGCGGCCCGAAAATGAAGATGGACCCGGCCCTCCACCGGGACAAGAAACCATCCTGGATCAAGGTCCGCCTGCCGAACAATCCGGCATTCTGGTCCACCAAATCCCTGATCACCGACCTGAAACTGGTCACCGTCTGCGAGGAGGCCCAGTGCCCGAACCGCTGGGAGTGCTGGGGACAGGGAACGGCGACTTTCATGATCGCCGGGGACAAATGCACCCGCGCCTGCGGCTTCTGTGCTGTGAAAACCGCCCGCCCGGACGCTCTGGAGAGTGACGAACCCGCCCGCGTGGCCGAGGCCACCCGCCGGATGAACCTCCGCCACGTGGTCATCACCGCCGTCGCCCGGGACGATCTCAAGGACGGCGGCGCGGAGCATTTCCAGCAGACCATCGAGGCGATCCGCCAGACCAATCCCGGCATCATCATCGAGGTGCTGGTCCCGGACTTCAATGACCGCGACTGGGCGCTGTCCATGGTGATGGATGCCCGCCCGCACATCTTCAACCACAACCTGGAGACGGTCGAGCGGCTCACCCCTCTGGTCCGTTCCCGCGCCAAATACGCCCGCAGCCTGACCGTCCTGAAAAAAGCGAAGGCCATGGTGAACGGCAATGTGGCCACCAAGAGCGGCATCATGCTGGGCCTGGGCGAACGCCGGGATGAGGTGCTCCGCGCCCTGGACGACCTCCTCGAACACGACGTTACGGTGCTCACGCTGGGGCAGTATCTCCGCCCGACGCCGAAGCACCTGCCGGTGGTGGAATACATCACCCCGGATGCCTTCGACGAACTGAAGGAGATCGCCCTCGCAAAAGGTTTCCGCCACGTCGCCAGCGGCCCGCTGGTCCGCAGTTCCTACCATGCCGCGGATTTCCGCCCGGAACTGGACGTGCTGGAGGCCATCGAAATGGACGTCCGCGCCAGCAAGGGACTGGAACTCGGACCGGAGCATCTTCCCCTTCCCGCGCCACGGGAAGGACTCGTCAAGGCCATCGCATGA
- a CDS encoding EVE domain-containing protein — translation MKHWLIKSEPDVFGIDELERVKKEPWNGVRNYQARNYMWKEMQVGDLALFYHSNATPPGVAGVARVASEPYPDSTQFDAKSEYHDPKSNPDNPRWWLVDFEFVAKFDELLPLETLKTDKILQEMVVCQKGTRLSITPVEKPHFTRVLKLAGCKI, via the coding sequence ATGAAACACTGGCTGATCAAATCCGAGCCGGATGTGTTCGGCATCGACGAACTGGAACGGGTGAAAAAGGAGCCGTGGAACGGCGTGCGCAATTATCAGGCACGCAATTATATGTGGAAAGAGATGCAGGTCGGTGACCTCGCGCTTTTCTACCACTCCAACGCCACTCCTCCCGGCGTCGCCGGAGTCGCACGCGTGGCGTCAGAGCCCTACCCGGACAGCACCCAGTTCGACGCGAAAAGCGAATACCACGACCCTAAATCGAATCCCGATAATCCCCGCTGGTGGTTGGTGGACTTTGAGTTTGTGGCGAAGTTCGATGAACTGCTGCCCTTGGAAACCTTGAAAACGGACAAAATCCTCCAGGAGATGGTCGTCTGCCAGAAGGGCACCCGCCTTTCCATCACGCCGGTGGAGAAGCCGCATTTCACGCGGGTGCTGAAACTCGCCGGTTGCAAGATCTGA
- a CDS encoding RNA polymerase sigma factor — MARTSAVPETSPAASAWREWLAENGPRLLLFSRQQTRSLEDAQDVFQDALVKLVEKLRSGEFVGGQESWMPYLYTAIRRLAIDLSRKDDRRKRREDNVGVEIEEDSKEAFHPWFEGGASDDETRVQLEDGLKELPPKFAEVITMKIWGERTFAEIGETLGISQNTAASRYRYGLEALKKHLGGARRRGDLSI; from the coding sequence ATGGCCAGAACATCCGCTGTCCCAGAAACCTCCCCCGCCGCTTCCGCATGGCGTGAGTGGCTGGCTGAGAACGGCCCCAGGCTGCTGCTCTTTTCCCGCCAGCAGACCCGTTCCCTGGAGGACGCCCAGGATGTTTTCCAGGATGCGCTGGTGAAGCTTGTCGAGAAACTGCGCTCCGGCGAGTTCGTCGGCGGGCAGGAGTCCTGGATGCCCTATCTTTACACGGCCATCCGCCGTCTGGCGATCGACCTCAGCCGCAAGGATGACCGCCGCAAGCGCCGCGAAGACAATGTGGGCGTGGAAATCGAAGAGGATTCCAAGGAGGCCTTCCATCCATGGTTCGAAGGCGGTGCCTCGGACGATGAAACCCGTGTCCAGCTCGAGGACGGACTGAAGGAACTGCCTCCCAAGTTCGCCGAGGTCATCACCATGAAAATATGGGGCGAGCGGACCTTTGCGGAAATCGGCGAAACTCTCGGCATTTCCCAAAACACGGCGGCCTCCCGGTATCGCTATGGTCTCGAAGCATTGAAAAAACATCTCGGCGGCGCCCGCAGACGCGGCGACCTTTCCATCTGA
- a CDS encoding PDZ domain-containing protein, with protein MKTIHHKMIIPAGLGLFAILPAPAIEPPKDDAPPPPSVKSPASTPATGDDPEVQARPRVIPPAPSSAFIGIISDDIPEMLSAHIGLRAGEGVLIRDLAPGGPAEKAGFAKYDVITHVGGKTVGSPADLSREISAGKPGDEVSIDFIHQGAKTTKTVTLENRPEGSGTVVEPRQLGHLDLDNMPDGQADRIREMIDRQLKGMMRDSGQLRNFRERRGDALRRDSDPGREPQKNGFRGFQFKSDATFRFMDNDGSIEMKSSDGKKDITVRDHEGKEVWSGPWDTDDDKSAAPKDVRERIEKFKFDDNFRGGGFRFRMGGGDREDPRDIR; from the coding sequence ATGAAAACGATCCATCACAAGATGATCATCCCCGCGGGCCTCGGCCTGTTCGCCATCCTCCCCGCTCCGGCCATCGAGCCACCGAAGGATGATGCACCCCCTCCCCCATCGGTGAAGTCACCGGCTTCCACACCGGCAACAGGAGATGACCCCGAAGTCCAGGCACGCCCCCGCGTGATCCCACCCGCCCCATCGTCCGCTTTCATCGGCATCATCAGCGACGACATTCCGGAGATGCTCTCCGCCCACATCGGCCTGCGGGCCGGCGAGGGTGTCCTGATCCGCGACCTCGCCCCTGGCGGCCCCGCGGAAAAGGCCGGTTTTGCCAAATATGACGTCATCACCCACGTGGGAGGAAAAACCGTCGGCTCCCCCGCGGATCTCTCCAGGGAGATCTCCGCCGGAAAGCCGGGCGATGAGGTTTCCATCGATTTCATCCACCAGGGAGCGAAGACAACGAAAACTGTCACGCTCGAAAACCGTCCGGAAGGCTCCGGCACCGTGGTGGAGCCGCGGCAGCTCGGCCACCTCGACCTGGACAACATGCCGGACGGCCAAGCCGACCGCATCCGCGAGATGATCGACCGCCAGCTCAAAGGGATGATGCGGGATTCCGGGCAACTCCGTAACTTCAGGGAACGACGCGGAGATGCCCTCCGGCGGGACAGCGATCCGGGACGCGAGCCACAGAAGAACGGCTTCCGCGGCTTCCAGTTCAAGTCGGACGCCACATTCCGCTTCATGGACAACGATGGCAGCATCGAGATGAAGTCCAGCGATGGCAAAAAGGACATCACCGTCCGGGATCACGAGGGAAAGGAAGTCTGGTCCGGTCCTTGGGATACGGATGACGACAAGTCCGCCGCACCGAAGGATGTCCGGGAGCGGATCGAGAAGTTCAAGTTCGACGACAATTTCCGTGGCGGTGGTTTCCGCTTCCGGATGGGCGGAGGTGACCGGGAAGATCCACGCGACATCCGCTGA
- a CDS encoding site-specific integrase — MLLPSLQSGVRSTKKQPRSASKNTAAYWGKKIFLEQKPGWSSSHYFVRIQAHGDRRKLKLKSTVKEDAAREAAALWTDISANGWPVADDDADPAATPEADSISQPLQITIGSWIQFVSTVSDTRPETVSKYAESLRTIVGEILGLERRRSATTKAAILNVDVDILTKSAVQKWVDQRLARAKLLDPVRQRRAHNTIRALLRNARGLFTNELLELDSAPSLDISPPPFHGIKPPSKAGSSYVSRFSAQALLAKAKEELAFPPTEGACEDEVLRFEQWKILYLALVAGLRYNEIDRLMVQDISKEEGKINVRLHQDFIPKTTASEGQVLVSEDARKVIATMLDHTEKGWFLKANRSNRTPRYRAGLSHDATVSWLRSYAENGVFPFRDVPKPIHELRKEAGTLVNSQHGLVEAKTFLRHGSITTTAAYYVGTKGSITTGLS, encoded by the coding sequence ATGCTCCTTCCTTCTCTCCAATCGGGCGTCCGCTCTACGAAAAAACAACCCCGCTCGGCATCGAAAAACACGGCTGCGTACTGGGGCAAAAAAATCTTCCTTGAACAGAAACCCGGATGGTCATCCTCCCACTACTTCGTCCGCATTCAGGCTCATGGTGATCGCCGCAAGCTCAAGTTGAAGTCCACCGTCAAGGAGGATGCGGCCCGCGAGGCGGCTGCGCTCTGGACTGACATTTCAGCCAATGGATGGCCTGTAGCTGACGACGACGCAGATCCGGCAGCGACGCCTGAAGCGGATTCCATCAGCCAGCCCTTACAGATCACGATTGGCTCATGGATCCAATTCGTCAGCACCGTCTCGGATACGAGGCCGGAAACGGTTTCCAAATACGCCGAATCACTGAGAACAATCGTCGGTGAGATACTTGGACTTGAACGCCGCCGGTCTGCTACCACCAAAGCTGCCATACTAAATGTCGATGTTGACATTCTTACGAAAAGCGCGGTGCAGAAGTGGGTCGATCAACGACTTGCGCGGGCAAAGCTCCTGGATCCGGTTCGACAACGCCGTGCTCACAACACCATCCGGGCCCTTCTGAGAAATGCCCGCGGCCTTTTCACCAACGAACTTCTGGAGTTGGATTCCGCGCCGTCACTGGACATTTCTCCACCTCCGTTCCACGGGATCAAGCCTCCTTCAAAAGCCGGGTCTTCATACGTCAGCCGTTTTAGCGCACAAGCCCTTCTTGCCAAGGCGAAGGAGGAACTCGCGTTTCCTCCGACCGAAGGAGCCTGTGAGGATGAAGTTCTCCGCTTTGAGCAATGGAAGATCCTCTACCTCGCTCTCGTCGCCGGATTGCGCTACAATGAGATTGACCGGCTGATGGTGCAGGACATTTCCAAGGAAGAAGGAAAGATCAATGTCCGCCTTCACCAGGACTTCATTCCGAAGACCACCGCCTCCGAAGGGCAAGTTCTCGTCAGCGAGGACGCCCGGAAGGTCATTGCCACGATGCTCGATCATACGGAAAAAGGCTGGTTTCTCAAAGCCAACCGCTCAAACCGGACGCCGAGGTATCGGGCGGGCCTCAGTCATGACGCGACTGTGTCATGGCTGCGTTCCTATGCAGAAAACGGAGTTTTTCCCTTCAGAGACGTTCCCAAGCCCATACACGAGCTGCGGAAGGAGGCCGGCACCTTGGTGAACAGCCAACATGGCTTGGTCGAGGCGAAGACCTTTCTCCGCCACGGCTCAATCACAACAACGGCCGCTTATTACGTGGGAACCAAGGGCTCCATTACCACAGGGCTGTCATAA